Proteins from one Podospora pseudoanserina strain CBS 124.78 chromosome 1, whole genome shotgun sequence genomic window:
- the EFR3 gene encoding plasma membrane localization protein (COG:S; EggNog:ENOG503NXMZ), which translates to MNTIQQKCRPKHQVLVLKCYPRTAKGAVDVKPNSSELSYLLFYAQSRRSKIQKVGSFLEKKTASDVYRLRIGNVQVTLGILTALIEKTPKDLPLFASCVLNILDQILKSNDITMVESSLPTFEAFCEHHDPTSLLGDQAYLRQYLSIVQRYASLASTRAIPGKLEPSKPLALRWRNSGLEAIKSVASSEALSSVTTQQYSVAIPMVLENLWTDNEDFLDILHQRAEMDDKIGGSPLLRRRTSIATVQTAGTDGEPNPIALAGTAVDADKLAEEDIGVLAMQCLKEIFVAPNRPQIHAATLAVLKFIEERVSQREPVVRTDMHGKDSGWAIKIFLLAARWTPVADRFTILITAMDTLASYPLTDETLEQHIVMAAIIGALLRSDINLIGLSVMDILLQFIAHIRRLVQMPGDPNSMRSEPLKPGMPDPRSPATLEFAEKLDRAAAERKNLLLRLQECIGDLATHVYYADQISDMIAAILAKLKPARSNSISGSPQGEKADGTPGSSANTLADEQHIDSLFALTVAKIAALRAIKSILLVANPRSKMSGNVGLSRNHVPVSTWDGTQWLLRDPDGLVRKAYADALVTWLDRETTSADGKVRDETARSAVKNRDAQAASLARRAVSSASAREKPVKTPRSQFLQLIHLAIYDNAVQYVDYETDMVLLHVLLAKLVNRLGINSVRYGLPMIFRLQEDIQDAETPIQKVRIGSLVHGYLWILTEKFEFDGVPVGRAIHNEIVRRRSKNFWVEGINVPVPVMELVGTPGMARPQPRLPLKEIESEALLPFDERDALVDAVCAGYQTLTTSPPTSPAASPGRSFTHPMLSVNLNAIPTIETENRVPDHVREQMHNEWSRDIVLAAVQNTSKSASLAGSRTTGTRNGTGGGLAINGNGLRPDRMSPHGSKTNLRPSTSPAGLRKSSLRSGHSPARTNTTDGKEQVTSVEQLKLVLSGHLQPPSTSHGAGFQPQHDDSSSDSLVSYDLTPSELSFNPPVAGEMETVPEGAGLELDKVPTYHERKSSLPGGPLSSHPTHEENEDQDGRVPPVPKIPEGVPGVRVYKTSAHDFATLPRPSTSKRSLKSRSGGQDRSLSSSWMSAEDKLPVMDLQALLKGIDSHGGDQHLGGITKPPY; encoded by the exons ATGAATACCATCCAGCAAAAGTGTCGGCCGAAGCATCAGGTCCTCGTCTTGAAGTGCTACCCGCGAACAGCCAAGGGAGCTGTTGACGTCAAGCCCAACTCGAGCGAGCTCAGTTACCTGCTATTCTATGCCCAATCACGGCGCTCCAAGATCCAGAAAGTTGGCAGCTTTCTGGAGAAGAAAACAGCCAGCGACGTATACCGGCTGAGGATAGG AAATGTCCAAGTGACGCTCGGCATCCTCACGGCCTTGATCGAAAAGACGCCCAAGGATCTTCCCCTGTTTGCGTCATGCGTtctcaacatcctcgaccAAATCCTCAAGTCCAATGATATCACCATGGTCGAGTCGTCCCTCCCCACGTTTGAGGCATTTTGCGAGCATCACGACCCAACTTCGCTGCTGGGTGACCAGGCCTATCTCCGCCAATATCTGTCTATAGTTCAGCGATATgcctccttggcctcaaCCCGTGCGATCCCCGGCAAGCTCGAGCCTAGTAAGCCATTGGCACTGCGGTGGAGGAACTCGGGTCTGGAAGCCATCAAGAGCGTTGCCTCGTCCGAGGCCCTGTCCTCGGTCACTACTCAGCAATACAGCGTGGCTATTCCCATGGTATTGGAGAATCTCTGGACGGACAATGAAGACTTTTTGGATATTCTGCACCAGCGAGCAGAAATGGACGACAAGATAGGAGGCTCGCCACTGCTAAGGAGGCGGACGAGTATCGCTACAGTGCAAACAGCCGGGACAGATGGGGAGCCAAACCCTATTGCGCTTGCCGGGACGGCTGTCGACGCGGACAAGCTGGCAGAGGAGGATATTGGTGTCCTGGCCATGCAATGCCTCAAGGAGATCTTTGTGGCCCCAAACCGGCCCCAGATCCATGCAGCAACTCTGGCTGTGTTGAAATTTATCGAGGAGCGAGTGAGCCAACGCgagccggtggtgaggaccGATATGCACGGAAAGGACAGCGGGTGGGCCATCAAGATCTTCTTGCTGGCTGCTCGCTGGACGCCGGTGGCCGATCGATTCACCATCCTGATAACAGCAATGGACACACTCGCTTCATATCCGCTGACCGATGAAACCCTGGAGCAGCATATCGTGATGGCGGCCATCATCGGCGCACTTCTGCGGTCTGACATCAACCTGATCGGCCTTAGTGTTATGGATATTCTGCTTCAGTTCATTGCTCACATTCGACGGCTCGTTCAAATGCCAGGAGACCCAAACAGCATGAGAAGCGAGCCTCTCAAGCCCGGCATGCCAGACCCGCGTTCGCCAGCGACTCTCGAGTTTGCCGAGAAGCTTGATCGAGCGGCCGCCGAGCGCAAGAACCTACTTCTTCGACTGCAAGAGTGCATAGGAGACTTGGCCACGCACGTTTACTACGCGGACCAGATCTCTGATATGATCGCTGCAATTCTTGCCAAACTCAAGCCTGCGAGGTCGAATAGTATTTCTGGATCTCCACAGGGCGAGAAGGCGGACGGAACCCCTGGGTCATCGGCGAACACGCTTGCCGACGAGCAGCACATCGACTCTCTCTTCGCTCTTACCGTTGCAAAGATAGCAGCTCTGAGAGCCATCAAGTCTATTCTGCTGGTGGCAAATCCGAGGAGCAAGATGAGTGGCAATGTCGGGCTTTCCAGAAACCACGTGCCTGTTTCCACATGGGATGGCACTCAATGGCTGCTGAGGGATCCGGATGGACTCGTGCGCAAGGCATATGCCGATGCTTTGGTGACCTGGCTTGACCGAGAGACCACCAGCGCCGATGGGAAGGTCCGCGATGAGACGGCGAGATCGGCCGTGAAGAACAGGGATGCTCAGGCGGCATCGCTTGCGAGGAGGGCCGTCTCGAGCGCTTCTGCTCGGGAGAAGCCGGTCAAGACGCCACGGTCACAATTCCTGCAGCTCATCCATCTTGCCATATATGACAATGCTGTCCAGTATGTCGACTACGAGACTGACATGGTTTTGCTTCATGTTCTGCTCGCCAAGTTGGTCAACCGACTCGGCATCAATTCTGTCAGATATGGTCTGCCCATGATCTTCCGGCTCCAGGAGGATATCCAAGATGCCGAGACGCCGATTCAAAAGGTTCGCATCGGCAGCTTGGTCCATGGCTATCTGTGGATCTTGACCGAGAAGTTCGAGTTCGACGGCGTGCCTGTTGGGAGAGCTATCCACAACGAGATTGTGCGCCGCCGCAGCAAGAACTTCTGGGTGGAAGGCATCAACGTTCCGGTTCCTGTGATGGAGCTGGTGGGGACACCTGGTATGGCCCGGCCGCAGCCAAGGTTACCGCTCAAGGAGATCGAATCCGAAGCGCTGCTTCCCTTTGATGAGCGTGACGCATTGGTTGATGCGGTGTGCGCTGGCTATCAGACGTTGACTACCTCGCCGCCTACGAGCCCGGCCGCTAGCCCCGGCAGGAGCTTTACTCACCCCATGCTGAGTGTTAACCTGAACGCGATCCCAACCATCGAGACGGAGAACAGGGTTCCAGACCATGTTCGCGAGCAAATGCATAACGAGTGGAGCCGTGATATTGTCTTGGCAGCTGTTCAGAATACTAGCAAATCCGCCTCTCTCGCCGGGTCGCGAACCACTGGCACCCGTAATGGAACTGGCGGAGGCCTTGCAATCAACGGCAACGGTCTTCGTCCAGACCGCATGTCTCCTCACGGCAGCAAGACGAACCTCCGTCCTTCCACATCGCCTGCGGGTCTACGAAAGTCGAGCTTGCGTAGTGGCCACTCGCCAGCCCGGACCAACACAACTGATGGTAAGGAGCAGGTGACCTCGGTAGAGCAGCTCAAGCTTGTCTTGTCTGGCCATCTTCAGCCACCATCTACCTCGCATGGCGCAGGGTTCCAGCCGCAGCATGACGATTCAAGCAGCGACAGCCTTGTCAGTTATGATCTGACACCGAGCGAGCTTTCGTTCAACCCTCCTGTTGCTGGCGAGATGGAGACAGTGCCGGAGGGAGCTGGTCTGGAGCTGGACAAGGTTCCCACCTACCACGAGCGCAAGTCTTCTCTTCCAGGGGGGCCTCTCAGCTCTCACCCGACGCAcgaggagaatgaggatCAAGACGGGAGAGTACCTCCGGTACCGAAGATTCCGGAGGGTGTGCCGGGAGTTCGGGTATATAAAACATCGGCTCATGATTTTGCGACTCTacc
- a CDS encoding hypothetical protein (COG:C; EggNog:ENOG503P083; CAZy:AA7), which produces MIFSRGWLPGLTACLLSCSPLLTSASSSHKQQCKAIPGTPDWPSPASWKRLNESLAGRLLQPPPPGAVCHPGQPTYDAGECPNLLADWSKLDYHHTNPVSTYWNNWSNDTCLPYPGYPCSGQGYPLFVINATTARHVQLGVRFAKKHNIRLVVKNTGHDFIGRSSAPNSLSIWVHSLKDWKYHGEGFRPKRCKTTLPGTYLTAGSGSQMWDIYTRLDKMNQTIVGGGGKTVALGGYLTGGGHSLLSPYYGMAADHVVEIEAVTPLGEVITANSCQNQDIFWAILGGGGSTFAIPTLFTLKTHPTPSLSHLNILIITPLPNTSSIIFPLQAYITSQFPSLSTSGLSGYAFLLPPSTPFPLFPNITNGIGGFFMSCVVLQSSPSSFPQDILSLWDPVLSHINTTFPLSANNFTTLTIPTSYPSFLAYFAAHHDTTPAGTNILPGGRLLDAPALTRNLTALSETYSSLSRGPQPASSIIAAHLVSGPGVHTHPNRFKTSLLPSWRTSYLHVAIIGGIALTGVVFGESFPPLNETAKSEAYARVLGKDEIIKQLAPDTGAYMNEASPIEEKGWQQRLWGENYDRLKRIKRTVDPTDVFWCTPCVGNERWKQVGDRLCRV; this is translated from the exons ATGATATTCTCCCGAGGCTGGCTTCCGGGCCTCACTGCTTGCCTTCTATCATGTTCCCCTTTATTGACTTcggcctccagctcccacaAACAACAGTGCAAGGCCATCCCCGGCACGCCAGACTGGCCATCGCCAGCTTCTTGGAAGCGTCTCAATGAGTCACTCGCCGGACGACTGCtacagcctcctcctccaggaGCTGTCTGCCATCCCGGACAGCCGACCTACGACGCCGGAGAATGTCCCAACCTCCTTGCCGACTGGTCAAAACTCGACTACCACCATACCAACCCCGTCTCAACCTACTGGAACAACTGGAGCAATGATACCTGTCTTCCTTATCCGGGTTATCCATGCAGCGGTCAGGGATATCCTCTCTTCGTTATCAACGCGACCACGGCCCGGCATGTCCAACTAGGCGTTCGGTTTGCAAAGAAACACAACATTCGTCTCGTGGTCAAGAACACAGGTCATGATTTTATCGGCCGCTCCAGTGCCCCTAATTCGCTTTCGATTTGGGTTCATAGCCTGAAAGACTGGAAATACCATGGGGAAGGATTCCGTCCTAAGAGGTGCAAGACCACTCTCCCGGGGACATACCTGACAGCAGGTAGTGGCAGCCAAATGTGGGATATCTACACCCGCCTTGACAAGATGAACCAAACCAttgttggcggcggtggcaaAACAGTTGCCCTCGGTGGTTACCTCACCGGCGGTGGGCACTCCTTACTCTCTCCCTACTACGGCATGGCAGCAGACCACGTTGTCGAAATCGAAGCCGTGACCCCATTAGGTGAAGTCATCACCGCCAACTCTTGCCAAAACCAAGACATTTTCTGGGCCATCCTCGGC GGCGGCGGCTCAACCTTTGCAATCCCtaccctcttcaccctcaaaacccaccccacccccagcctctcccacctcaacatcctcatcatcacccccctccccaacacctcttccatcatcttccccctccaagcTTATATAACCTCACAATTCCCCTCTTTATCCACCTCCGGCCTCTCAGGCtacgccttcctcctccccccctccacccccttccctctcttccccaacatcaccaacggcATAGGCGGATTCTTCATGTCCTGCGTCGTCCTccaatcctccccctcctccttcccccaagACATACTCTCCCTCTGGGACCCCGTCCTAtcccacatcaacaccaccttccccctctccgccaacaacttcaccaccctcacaatCCCCACCTCCTacccttccttcctcgcctACTTCGCCGCCCACCACGACACAACCCCCGCCGGCACAAACATCCTCCCCGGCGGACGCCTCCTCGACGCGCCCGCCCTAACGCGCAACCTAACCGCCCTCTCGGAAACatactcctccctctcccgagGCCCCCAGCCGGCGAGCAGCATCATCGCCGCACATTTGGTCTCCGGACCAGGCGTGCACACCCACCCGAACCGGTTCAAAACCAGCCTTCTCCCCTCCTGGAGGACGAGCTATCTCCACGTTG CAATCATCGGTGGCATTGCGCTGACAGGGGTAGTCTTCGGCGAgtccttcccccccctcaacgaAACCGCAAAATCCGAGGCCTATGCACGAGTGCTGGGAAAAGACGAAATCATCAAACAGCTCGCCCCGGATACGGGTGCGTACATGAACGAG GCAAGCCCAATCGAAGAAAAAGGCTGGCAGCAAAGACTCTGGGGAGAAAACTACGACCGACT CAAACGCATCAAGCGCACCGTCGATCCCACCGACGTCTTCTGGTGCACCCCCTGCGTAGGCAACGAGCGCTGGAAACAAGTTGGAGACCGTCTCTGCCGCGTTTAA
- a CDS encoding hypothetical protein (EggNog:ENOG503P4ER) encodes MLRRRSLKSSSDLKRRKSTSSTRGVQLEHIDPALAQRDAQIAACQAYTRAQNRANAEMSLFPPTPESLPIRQGSKRNSKGRDDIGSSQLNREGEQGLRRQQSVRFVGPCSVQGKKSAGALGAEAGTTLRDHNSDFIAMHDDCGGHSVQSYILGNDIQLPSQSSHQPRRAPPPVPVTVMAADYLNVMAAEEESYTPEDDKASAPSSYRRLRRSRSMFSSETQSIRRDQDTPTPVMNGKSLNSRPLPGSQTRRLFHSEPKQPKVEMSVPQLRAPKSMSFLRNRHLLRSGSSSRRDNSTRVACVMEASDVEDELSEAAEHGNNNPPGPKSAVLFGSRSRRGGSGMRKSLRSSSSESPPPENAPPALVEKPDGLKHKARKVSKSFRTKLKSFFSLSRSEEEPSSIPSQHIEAQKTHVIESFGNAITHTLNTEDDVQNDYDWRPIHNVPSKIPSLQNVPPNLHHSNKGSLESLRSESQRDRQVSEESALTSWVHSGPSTLTSQQQQQWKEWERQRLSVIKENGMHAPSSSVRRKALDARLFEQPTNGSTISAIPDTVTVDSQRVYSALVKRMKTLNEQVTQAVEQQPRAAWDFRETAPVIPLMDSESTPVVSQLGGNKESTNTPDDLPDTPTRVSRKTNPGDRQRLGIQGIAGSHRGYVDKARREAMGICAAFHVGRSILGSTDSDGSVTGIPEPSGKDGLPLFAPTTYHEDSTAEGSGSKGDLGPLGSPNSHLFRTGSPYRQALQRTMQEDQRAWNRPVPVYISNSLESDDCTQIRAPQEKGRRSGTDSGSEKDEDYTESIYSTDEAETVPAHATLGGSTSDQDSKVVGGHLPQPPVTYQPAGYRESSSVSSVDWKTWLSANIAKLESSPTPIKPAEVEFALPTMPKNFSRGHIREAAQLYNDDDADYFELPTRKPTLPTTPLAPVEPNILKLFPTQRSVKRTTPPSAMGRTLQENDSPGGPPPIPARSALRPSPLKISRPGTGRSTTAPSISSSPGLTAAVQKQFGPVSGYNGRGLSHRPSGKLREWTPSSAGTRAFI; translated from the coding sequence ATGCTGCGTCGACGTAGCCTCAAGTCCAGCTCGGATCTCAAACGCCGCAAGTCTACCTCTTCGACACGTGGGGTCCAACTAGAACACATTGATCCTGCATTGGCCCAGCGGGACGCCCAGATCGCTGCCTGTCAAGCCTACACCCGGGCACAAAACCGAGCGAACGCAGAGATGTCCCTCtttcccccaacccccgaaTCACTACCCATCCGCCAGGGATCCAAACGCAACAGCAAGGGCCGGGATGACATTGGCTCCTCTCAACTCAACCGTGAGGGCGAACAAGGCCTTCGCCGTCAGCAGAGTGTGCGTTTCGTGGGCCCATGTTCTGTGCAAGGGAAGAAATCGGCAGGCGCACTCGGGGCCGAGGCTGGAACCACCTTGAGAGACCACAATTCAGACTTCATTGCTATGCACGATGATTGTGGCGGCCACAGCGTCCAAAGCTACATTCTCGGAAACGACATTCAACTGCCGAGCCAGTCATCTCACCAACCACGCAGGGCACCACCTCCAGTTCCCGTGACCGTGATGGCAGCCGACTACCTGAACGTCATGgcagccgaggaggaaagcTATACCCCTGAAGACGACAAAGCCTCGGCTCCATCATCATATCGCCGTCTTCGCAGGTCTAGATCGATGTTTAGCTCCGAGACTCAAAGTATCAGACGGGATCAAGACACTCCCACACCAGTCATGAATGGGAAGTCTCTCAACTCGCGGCCGTTGCCCGGGTCACAAACCCGCCGACTCTTTCACTCCGAGCCGAAGCAACCAAAGGTAGAAATGTCCGTTCCACAGCTGCGAGCCCCAAAGTCAATGAGCTTTCTTCGAAATCGGCACCTTCTTCGGTCTGGGTCTAGCAGCCGTCGTGATAACAGCACAAGGGTTGCATGTGTGATGGAAGCTTCTGATGTAGAGGATGAGTTGTCTGAGGCAGCTGAGCATGGCAACAATAACCCTCCCGGTCCCAAGTCGGCAGTACTGTTTGGGTCAAGGAGTCGAAGGGGCGGATCAGGGATGCGCAAGTCGcttcgcagcagcagctcagaGTCACCGCCACCAGAGAACGCGCCGCCTGCTCTGGTCGAGAAGCCAGACGGCCTCAAACACAAAGCTAGGAAGGTTTCCAAATCTTTCAGGACCAAGCTCAAGAGTTTTTTCAGTCTATCCAGGTCCGAGGAAGAACCGTCGTCTATTCCGAGCCAGCACATCGAAGCCCAAAAAACACACGTGATTGAGAGCTTCGGAAACGCTATAACCCATACGTTGAACACTGAAGATGATGTCCAGAACGACTATGACTGGAGACCGATTCACAACGTCCCGTCCAAGATTCCTTCCCTCCAAAATGTACCGCCAAATCTTCATCACTCCAACAAGGGCAGCCTGGAAAGTCTCAGGAGCGAAAGTCAGAGAGACCGCCAGGTCTCGGAAGAGTCTGCTCTGACAAGCTGGGTACACTCTGGCCCCAGTACACTGAcaagtcaacaacagcagcagtggaaggagtgggagaggcAGCGCCTTTCCGTTATCAAGGAGAATGGCATGCAcgccccttcctcttctgtcAGAAGAAAGGCGTTGGATGCTCGCCTATTCGAACAGCCGACAAACGGCAGCACTATCAGTGCCATACCTGACACAGTGACTGTCGACAGCCAACGCGTCTACTCAGCTTTGGTGAAACGAATGAAAACTCTCAATGAGCAAGTCACACAAGCAGTCGAACAGCAACCTAGGGCAGCTTGGGATTTTCGGGAGACTGCACCAGTTATTCCCCTCATGGATTCAGAGTCAACACCAGTAGTATCACAGCTTGGGGGAAACAAGGAGAGCACAAACACCCCGGATGATTTACCTGACACTCCCACCCGTGTCTCACGAAAAACCAATCCTGGCGACAGACAGAGGCTTGGTATCCAAGGAATCGCCGGCTCTCACCGTGGGTATGTCGACAAAGCTAGGAGAGAAGCCATGGGAATCTGCGCCGCCTTCCACGTTGGGAGATCAATCCTTGGTTCCACAGACAGCGATGGGTCTGTGACGGGAATTCCTGAGCCATCGGGAAAAGACGGATTGCCATTGTTTGCACCGACAACATATCATGAGGACTCGACAGCAGAGGGAAGTGGTTCCAAGGGAGATTTGGGGCCTTTGGGAAGCCCCAACTCTCATTTATTCAGAACAGGCAGTCCTTACCGCCAAGCTCTTCAGCGGACTATGCAGGAAGATCAGAGGGCTTGGAATCGACCAGTTCCTGTCTACATCTCTAACAGTCTGGAGTCAGACGACTGCACGCAGATACGTGCTCCACAGGAGAAGGGCCGACGATCGGGAACCGACTCGGGTTCcgagaaggatgaggattATACGGAGAGCATATACTCAACAGACGAGGCGGAAACAGTCCCGGCCCATGCGACCTTGGGTGGCAGCACTAGCGATCAAGATTCAAAGGTTGTGGGTGGTCATCTACCACAGCCCCCAGTCACGTACCAACCCGCCGGCTATCGAGAGAGCTCATCGGTCAGCTCGGTGGACTGGAAGACGTGGTTATCAGCCAACATAGCCAAACTCGAATCATCGCCCACCCCTATCAAGCCTGCAGAGGTTGAGTTTGCCTTGCCAACCATGCCCAAGAACTTTTCTCGGGGGCATATTCGGGAGGCCGCCCAACTTTACAATGATGACGACGCCGACTATTTTGAGCTTCCTACGCGAAAGCCAACGCTTCCTACGACGCCACTTGCGCCTGTGGAGCCAAACATTTTGAAACTGTTTCCTACTCAGAGGTCTGTCAAGCGAACTACACCACCGTCAGCCATGGGTAGGACGCTTCAGGAAAATGACAGCCCCGGTGGgcccccccccatccctgCTCGGAGTGCATTGCGGCCTTCTCCGTTGAAGATTTCACGTCCCGGCACAGGAAGGTCAACGACTGCGCCATCGATTAGTTCGAGCCCGGGcttgacagcagcagtaCAGAAGCAGTTTGGGCCTGTGTCGGGGTATAATGGACGAGGGCTTAGTCACCGCCCGAGTGGGAAGTTGAGAGAATGGACGCCAAGTAGTGCCGGGACTCGGGCATTTATATGA
- the PRB1 gene encoding proteinase B (COG:O; MEROPS:MER0000356; EggNog:ENOG503NUCW), with protein sequence MKGYAILSLAAAAAAAPSASIETIHGEAAPILSSANAEVIPNAYIVKFKKHVTEEKVSDHHTWIQELHTTRENERIDLKKRGQFPLVDDVFHGLKHTYKVGSGFLGYAGHFDEETIEKVRRHPDVEYIERDSIVHTMRVIEDAKCDSEIEKAAPWGLARISHRDTLGFSTFNKYLYAAEGGEGVDAYVIDTGTNVDHVDFDGRAKWGKTIPSGDADVDGNGHGTHCSGTIAGKKYGVAKKANVYAVKVLRSNGSGTMSDVVAGVEWAAKSHIQAVKEAKDGKRKGFKGSVANMSLGGGKTKTLDDTVNAAVSVGIHFAVAAGNDNADACNYSPAAAAKAVTVGASGIDDSRAYFSNYGKCTDIFAPGLSILSTWIGSKYATNTISGTSMASPHIAGLLAYYLSLQPATDSEYSLAPITPEKLKDNLLKIATEDALTDMPKGTPNLLAWNGAGCNNYTAIVEAGGYKVKKTKGTKADFDVSKLEELIENEYDVISGQVVKGVSSLSEKAHKFSKKIHEMVDEELKEFLEELA encoded by the exons ATGAAGGGCTACGCCATTCTCTCGCTCGcggccgctgctgccgcggcGCCAAGTGCTTCGATTGAAACCATCCATGGCGAGGCTGCGCCCATTCTTTCCTCTGCCAACGCCGAGGTCATCCCAAATGCCTACATTGTCAAGTTCAAGAAGCACGTAACTGAGGAGAAGGTGTCGGATCACCACACTTGGATCCAGGAGCTCCACACCACTCGTGAGAACGAGCGGATAGACCTCAAGAAGCGTGGTCAGTTCCCTCTGGTTGACGATGTCTTCCACGGCTTGAAGCACACCTACAAGGTCGGCTCCGGGTTCCTTGGTTATGCTGGCCACTTCGATGAGGAGACCATCGAGAAGGTCCGGAGGCACCCTGAT GTCGAGTACATCGAGCGTGACAGCATTGTCCACACCATGCGTGTGATTGAGGATGCCAAGTGCGACAGCGAGATTGAGAAGGCCGCCCCTTGGGGTCTGGCTCGTATCTCTCACCGTGATACTCTGGGCTTCTCCACCTTCAACAAGTACTTGTACGCcgctgagggtggtgagggtgttgatgccTACGTTATTGACACTGGCACCAACGTCGACCACGTCGATTTCGATGGCCGTGCCAAGTGGGGCAAGACCATCCCCTCCGGCGATGCCGATGTCGATGGCAATGGCCACGGCACTCACTGCTCCGGCACCATCGCCGGCAAGAAGTATGGTGtcgccaagaaggccaacgTCTATGCCGTCAAGGTCCTTCGCTCTAACGGCTCCGGCACCATGTCTGATGTCGTCGCCGGTGTGGAGTGGGCTGCCAAGTCTCACATCCAGGCCgtcaaggaggccaaggatgGCAAGCGCAAGGGCTTCAAGGGCTCCGTCGCCAACATGtctcttggtggtggcaagaCCAAGACTCTCGATGACACTGTGAACGCCGCCGTCTCTGTCGGCATTCACttcgccgtcgccgccggcaaCGACAACGCTGATGCCTGCAACTACtcgccagctgctgctgccaaggccGTCACGGTCGGTGCCTCTGGCATTGATGACAGCCGTGCCTACTTCTCCAACTATGGCAAGTGCACTGATATCTTCGCCCCCGGTCTCAGCATTCTTTCCACCTGGATCGGCAGCAAATacgccaccaacaccatctccgGCACTTCCATGGCCTCTCCCCATATCGCTGGTCTCTTGGCCTACTACCTTTCTCTTCAGCCCGCCACCGACTCTGAGTACTCTCTTgctcccatcacccccgagaagctcaaggacaACCTTCTCAAGATCGCCACTGAGGATGCCCTCACCGACATGCCCAAGggcacccccaacctcctcgcctggAACGGTGCTGGTTGCAACAACTATACTGCCATCGTCGAGGCTGGCGGCTACAAGGtcaagaagaccaagggCACCAAGGCTGACTTTGATGTCTCCAAGCTTGAGGAGCTTATCGAGAACGAGTACGATGTCATCTCGGGCCAGGTCGTGAAGGGtgtctcttccctctccgAGAAGGCCCACAAGTTCTCCAAGAAGATCCacgagatggtggatgaggagctcaaggagttCCTTGAGGAGCTCGCTTAA